The Triticum urartu cultivar G1812 chromosome 5, Tu2.1, whole genome shotgun sequence genome contains the following window.
GGTTATTCGTTAGCACTAGATTCTTGTATAGGGCATGGACCCAAGGCAAATTATTTGAAAGGTTGTGAGGGAGTGATAATCCCCTGTACTTGTTCAAGGTTATACTTAAATAATGTGTGGCCATTTCCCCAAATCTTTTCTCTCTTGCCGTGATTGTTTTGTCTCTGCTATTCTTGTTCTCTCTACAAGATCCATCTGTTGCTCTTGACACAATACAACCTTGTTCCCAACCTCACAGCCTTAGATTGGATATATGGCTACTGTGCATAAGAAGTATACTAGTGTAACACATTTTACCGTCTTTCAGGTAGGATTTGATGCTTTATATTTTTTCCGGATTGATTACCAAGATCGTGACACGAGGAATGGGACAAAAGAACTCGAGGTTGTATGGAGGGGCTCCAAGACCTTTGGCTCATCAGCTGATGTAAGTAGTATTTTCCTTTTCCATAATGTAACATACAGTGAATCATTCTGATGATCTAGCGTAGACCTGCAGTGCGACGCACCCATGGGGTCTTAGCAGTATTTCTCGCTGCGAGTGGTCTGCACCGCACTGAGGTGGCATGCTCCAAATAAAAACCATGACCATATATATTTTGTAACAGTTTCTTTATTGTCAATGAGTATGCATCACTCCTGCCAGTTTTCTCACAGAACAATCACTTTCAAGTTCGTAAAGTTTGGTAAACATGTTTCATATGTAATGGCGGGAAATCTGCTcattttcttttcagatttttgCTGGCATCTTCCCAAAAAATTATGAACCACCACCTGGTGAGTTCTATTTTGAAGTCGATGATACTTCCCCTGTTGTCCAGGTAAATTGATGAGAACTTCAGATATGTTAATTTAATCAACACCAGGAATAAACCTATTCTTCATTACTTTTGTCTATGTAGGATGATCCCCTTCTTTTTGATTACAATGTTGAACAACGGGTGAATGATTTTGTTGCTGCAGCGCTGGCACAGGTACAGTAGGGTCTCATATATGTCCATACTTTTACGCTGGTGCATAATTTGCCCAGTTATATGCATTGGATGAAAATCCATTGGTCTACTACAAATTTCTTATTTAATTAGAACGGCCATCTGGGTTGCATTCACAAGTTCATACCTAACACTGAAAAATGCGGCTTCAGATTTCTATGTTACTTCGACCTTAGCATTTCATGCTGAAAATTTAAAGGATGCAACAGAAACGTCCCAACAGGTAACACTGTCTGTCCTAAACCCGTGTCCGCCATACCGCTGAGTCGCATGGCTTGTGGAGAGTATGATAGTGAGGCCGATCGGACAGCGCGCACGTGGTTCTACCAATAAGCCAAATACATACCGTTCTACAAATAGATTTCCGTTATCTAAACCGCATCATTTCATACTTAAAGTGTTGTTCTATTTGGTAGTACAGGTGTTCATTGTAATCTATACTCTTTATATCTTTTCTTTTTGTAGGCAAATGTTACAAGGACAAACCATATCATGTTTACAATGGGAACAGACTTCAAATATCAATACGCAGAAAGTTGGTTCAGACAGATGGACAAATTAATTCATTATGTGAACAAGGTAAAGGATGAGCCTAGAATAAGACGAACAATACTAGATCTTCATGACATATTTTTTAAAGATATAATTATGCTTGTTTGAAACAAAATATTTAAGAGTATGGTCAAAATGGTACTTTGAAGGCCGTAAATGTCCTAAACTACTTGTATTGTGAATCGGTGGGTGTATTTCTTTAGTAACTTCGAAGCTATATCACAAACTTATAATCACAGCACTACTTAATCATACCTCGTGAGCTATCACCATCATGATTGTTTCAGTTATGGATCATGCAATACATTTGAAATGTTCCAGTCTTCTCACAGTAATATATGGGAACATTTCATGGGATGCATTTGGTTTTTTTCTTGTGTCATATAATTAGATAAGGACATAAATGCTTAAGAAAATGGTCCATGCCTTCATTTTCTTGTTATTGATACAAGTTGATTTTATTTGAGCATTTTAACTTGGTAAATAAGTAAATAGTGCTGAAATTTTATCTAAGATAGCTATTAACACATTATAACTCACCATGCTTGTTCTGTTTGATCATACCACAGGATGGCCGTGTGAATGCTCTGTACTCCACTCCTTCCATTTACACTGATGCAAAATTTTCTACAAATGAGCCATGGCCTCTAAAGACAAATGATTTCTTTCCGTATGTTCTATCTTATATTCATAATTGGTACAATTAACTTCACTTTTGTACTTCTGTTCCTTCTCATTCATATGGCTGTGTTTCTTTGATCAGATATGCAGATAACCCCAATGCATACTGGACAGGTTACTTCACAAGCAGACCTGCCTTAAAACGATATGTCCGCATGATGAGTGGATATTACTTGGTAGTTTTACCTAGTCTTTTAATGTTTCCCTCTAGATGTCCAACACCATATGATATACTGTCTTGGTCACTTGGTGCCGTTCATGCTTAAAGGTTAATATGCTTTCACTTTCAGGCAGCTAGGCAGCTGGAGTTCTTCATTGGGAAAAGCAAGTCAGGTTCCACAACAGATAGCTTAGGAGATGCCCTAGCTCTTGCTCAGCATCATGATGCTGTTACAGGAACAGAGAAGCAACATGTTGCAAATGATTATGCGAAGAGATTATCGATTGGCTATAAGAAAGTATCTTCTCGAGAAAATTGCTGTATTTCATATTTGATGATTTCTTTTGAGATTTGATGGATTGATTTGGTTCGATTCTTTTCCAGGCGGAGGAACTGGTTTCCACTTCTCTCGGTTGCTTGAGTGAGTCAGGCTCAAATTCTCGTTGTTCGTCCCCAACGACAAAGTTTGGGCAGGTCGGGTTTGCAGGTTCTCTAACTAATTTGCCATTTTAGTTAAAAAATGACTTAGTATTTACTGTTTACTGATCTTTTTTCAGTGTCCTCTCCTGAACATTACTTATTGCCCCCCTTCCGAGATGAACTTATCTCAAGGAAAAAGCTTGGTGAGTTGTGTTCTTAACTCATGCATGGCTCTTTTCAAGATGAAATTTGTATAGGTTTTAATTAATCCATGACACTTTCTTGGAAAGTAAACCCGTGTAACATCTAATATGTTGTTTTCAACTTTTTGTTACAGGTTGTTCTTGTGTACAACTCTCTTGGATGGAAACGAGAGGATGTCCTCCGCATACCAGTATGCAATTTTTGTTCCCTGAAAAACAAGATATTTTGTTGGTCTTTTATTGCTGATTCATCCATCCATCCATTCTGTTTATGAACACTATGTGCTTATAAATAGTGCCACTACCATGAAACTCCCATACTGTAGAATGAAAACTAAATGTGCCTCTTTGTAAAATTAATAGGTCATGAGTGACTCAATTGTTGTCCATGATTCTGAGGGAAAAGAAATTGAATCGCAACTTCTGCCTATAGCTAATGTCTCATTGAACCTACGGGACAGACATGTCAAGGTTTACTTGGGCACATCGCCTGCCGCAAGTCCTAAGTTTTGGGTTGCTTTTCCTGCTTCGGTACCACCACTTGGTTTTAGCACTTACTTTATCTCGAGTGGAAAGAGATCAGGTGAATTCCATATCTTTCGTCTTGATATACAACAAAATATAAAGGATTGCTCGAAAGTTTGACCATTTCTCTGTTGCATTATATACTTTTCAGCATCTATCTCTTCGACATCCACTCTAAACTCTCAGGGAAATGAAAGTAGGAATCTGCAAGTTGGGCAAGGGCGTTTGAAACTTCACTATGATGCAGCTGGATCATTATCGAAGTACTCCGATAGTAAGACTCAGGTGATTTGCTAATCGCCCAGCATTATTTTCAATCTGAAACGGTTTTACCTCTTGCATTGCTTTCATCTTAAATACAAAAGTTGTGCACTAAGATTATCCAGGCTTATCTTCCCTAGCAGCTCATATGTCCATTCTGGTATTGGATATTGAATTTCGCTTTTAGTTTTGCTTGTTATCTAGAATCACCTGTACTCAAGAATCATTGCCATATTTCAAGGTTGAAGCAAATTTCGAGCAGAAGTACAAGTATTACATAGGACAAGATGGAAGCGGAGATGATCCTCAGGTGCACTAGGGATTCTACAAATAGTCTATTTCACCTTAAAATTAGCAATTACTCACACTGGCATTTGTTTGCTTTTTCCTGGACTGTAGGCTTCTGGAGCGTACATATTTCGCCCTAAGGACGTTGTTCCTATCAAAACTGATGGTCAGGTATGAAGAAGGGATCAAAGTATCTCTAAAATACTGAATGGATCAAAGGGATCTTAAAAAAAGGTGCATTATTgatctgatgaatatatgtttcCCACTTCAAGGTTCCTCCCACGATTCTGCGTGGGCCCATATTGGATGAAGTGCATCAGCAGATTAATCCATGGATATATCAGGTTAATCATATGAATACTGCTTGTCTGAACCACCATTCATAAGGATTTACTTGCTTCTTTTTTgttcctgatcttcatgttctcaatGAATTTCTAGCACACATCTTTGTTGCTACAGCAACATGACGCTATTCGTTTGGAAATTTGATAGTAGCGCTATTCGTTCTGAATTATCATATACCTTAGATCTGGTAGACTTAATATTGTCCATTCAACATCTTCTGTATATCAAAGATCAGGCAAATACTTGGTGAAATGTATATGTAAAAGAAATGTGAGGTTGATAGTATCAAAATATGGACTTTATTCTGTTTTTTCATTCCTTGTTAATCGACTAAAAGTATTTTTTTGTATTCTTGATAATTGATATAGCTTTTCTTATCTTCGTGCAGATCACTAGAGTTTACAAGGGAAAGGACTATGTGGAAACTGAGTTCATAGTGAGTGCGGTGTCATTGCATCTTGCATTAATTTCTTCTTGAAGGCCTTCACATTTTGCATGACAATACATTCGCCTTTTCTCTTTTCTGCCATTACATATTTCTAACATCTTATGAATAATTGTTTTTATTCGTAGGTTGGACCAATACCAGTCGACGATGAAAATGGAAAAGAACTTTCAACTGAAATCATTACTAGCATGGCAACAAACAAAACATTTTACACTGATTCCAGTGGGCGTGATTTCATCAAAAGGGTATGATGCACTACCACTAGCACTTGACACTTTCCCCAGACAAGAAATGTCTATTGTCTTTCTAATAAATGTAGTGAAAGCAAAAAAATAGTTCACAGACAGTTGCATTAATGATTCCTGTGCTAGTTTtgaaagaggggggggggggggggggggaactaGCGATGTTATAGAGGATAACTGCAACATAAAATATGTGTTGTAATGGTGCACAATTATGTCATTACTTAATCCCTTTTTCCTTTCAGGTACGGGATTATCGCTCGGAGTGGAAGATTGAAGTAAACCAACCTGTTGCTGGAAACTATTATCCTGTGAGCTCTTGTTTGCTCTATTATATTTTAAACAAGGAAGCTTAGTAGTATCCTTTAAGAAATGTCTTCTTTCATCCTTTTCCGTCATTGAGTCAACATCCGAAAGTAGTTTGGAATTCACTTTGCACTTCCCCTCAGTTTATACATATTATGTTTTTGGAGGATTTTGGTTTACTTTGTAATTGATATGTTTTAGGTCATTGACTCTACCTGTAGATGGCAAGACATTTAATTACAGCTAAATCAGCTCGCTTCTTTACTTATTTAGCACCATAAGAATAAGAAATGATCTCTACACGTAATGATGTAATTGTGTAGCTTATTAGATGAGATGATGTGATTTTGCAGCCCAAAAGGACAGAATTTTTGACATTTAGTGACAGATAACCAAAGCCTCTGCATTTGGTGACATACAAAATGGTAACGTAGGAAGTTGATCTTTTAAAAACAAGTGGTGGCATAGGATAACTTTGGTAGGCAAGAGGTTATTGGTGGTGATTATGGAGGGCCGGTAATTTAAAATGTTCTGAGCCAGGTTATTCATACTTTTGTCAATATTTGAAGAAATTGGCAATTGTATGAAGTTGAATTGTGGAGGATCCAAAGTTGCAAATTATTCTGTAGTTTTGCTTGTAGATTGTGATGGGGCTGATTTATACACCAGATTGATAGATCTGTATTTATTTTCAGATTAATCTTGGCATTTATGTGGAAGATGGCAGCAAAGAGTTATCTATACTTGTAGACAGGTCTGTTGGAGGTTCGAGCATAAAGGATGGACAAATAGAGCTAATGCTACACAGGTACATGTCACAATCAGTTTTGCACAGTATTTTCTTGCTTCTTTCATACTGTAGCAATTTTCTTTTTCTACCTCTGCTTGGTTAAATATTTCTTACTCCTTGTGTAGGAGGCTACTCAATGATGATGGTCGTGGTGTTGCGGAAGCACTAGAGGAAAAAGTCTGTTTGGATGATCAATGTGAAGGACTAGTTGTAAGTAATGAATATCTTTCTGACCATGTGCTTTGGATGGAATTGAAAACCAGATGTTTGCATATACCACAAATCCTGTTGCGCAGATCAATTTGTTCTATTATTTGCAAGCACACAATATGTTGTGCAGAAACATTATCTAAAGCAACTTATTACATTATCGACAGATTGAAGGAAAATACTATCTCAAAATTGACCCACAAGGTGATGGAGCTAGGTGGCGTCGTACATTTGGTCAGGAACTGTACTCACCTCTTCTTCTTGCATTCACAGAGCAGGTACAGCATAAATTTTGTTGCAGTTGTGATCGATCAAACAGTTATTCTCGCTGTATTGAACATACCCCTACTTGTTTTTCCAGGATGGAGGCAACTGGGCGAATTCACATGTTTCATCATTCTCTGCAATGGATCCAACTTACAGCCTTCCTGAAAATGTCGCGTTGCTTACTCTTGAGGTATGTGTATGCCTATGGAGAATGGACCATTTTTATCATATCTCCTTAAAAAGGGAAAAATTAGTATGTACttcctccgtaaactaatataagagtgtttagattactaaagtagtgatctaaacgctcttatattagtttacagagggagtactggGCAAGAGAGTGCTGATCTGATAGGTCCGAGTACCGTACCATTTATTTTGAAATGTTGCAAGCTAGTTTTTAATCCTGCTGGTTTGAGAGGTTACAAGTAATACCAGCCAGTTAGCTGCAACAAATGTAATCGACACCACAGAATAGTGATGAAAATGGTATCTGGATCCGTTTGCTGCGCGTGTTAAAAGTACCTATGCGTTGTACAGGAACTTGAAGATGGAAGTGTTCTCCTTCGGTTGGCTCACCTATACGAGGTCTCATACTTTGGTCATTCTCATTTACTTTCTCTCGCTCCAATCAGATCCAGTTTTATATCTTTTGTAAAACATTGTGCTGTGCATGTAGGCTGGAGAGCATAAGGATCTCTCGGCCCCGGCGAGTGTCGACCTCAAGAGGGTATTCCCAGATAACAAGGTAACCTCCATTAAAATCTACACCTTTTTATTTATTCGATTGGATCTTGATGAATATTTTCACTACCTCCCCAATCCTGATGCTCCAGATCGGCAAGATAATCGAAACAAGCCTATCAGCGAACCAAGAGCGCGCCGCCATGGAGAAGAAGAGGCTGAAATGGAAGGTGGCAGGGCCTCCCCAAAAAGAAAATGTGGTCCGTGGAGGACCCGTGGACCCCTCCAAGCTCGTCGTCGAGCTGGCGCCCATGGAGATCCGCACATTCATCATCAGCTTCGAGCACCGACTCGCCGCACATCCGATCTAAGTGCCATGGCGGTGATCGCTGATGTTGTAACTTTTTTGTAATTTCGAATCAGAATGTTGTATTGTTGAAGCTTAACTCCTCCTTTGAGACCGCCTCTTCTTTTTGAGCATGGCacaaatcctaacaaaactaaaAAACAGTTAAAAATGGATCCCTCCCGCTGGCAAGGGCTGAGATCCACCAAATCTCCATGGTCCAAGGACCATAGGAGATGAGGCGGACCGGCAGCGACGCCGAACGAGGCGGGAAATATGGTTGGGGAATATAGTACTAAAATTGTATACTAAGTAAGCAACAAGTAATATGAATCGGAGGGAGTAATATTTTCAAAGTAAAAACTTTATAAAATATACCAAGTTTATAGAAACATTTATCAACTTACATTACtaaatcaataccattagatcCATCGTAAAATATATTTTCGTACGTAAATCTTCGGATTTTAcctataaatttggtcaaagtttACAAATAAGTTGTCTTTAAAATATATTATATTCACTATAATTTGGCAAGTAGTGAGTATGTGATGCTATTATAGTGTCTGAGTACCAAATGTGGAAGTTTGGCTCCCCGGCTTGAATTTTTGGAAATCCACATTTTGAAGTTTGAAAAAAGAAAACATCGCCTCCAACTCCACCGGGCCCAAACTCCCGGCCCGAAGCAAAAAGAAACAGCGGAAGCAAAAAGCCCTAGCCCGCTCTCCCCCGCTCCGCGGCTCCCATGGCGGAGGAGGACCCCTCCTCGCCGGCGCGCCAGAGCCCGGGACCTCAGCCGCCGGAGGGCGCTGCGGGCGACGCCGACGCCCCGTTACCGGCAGGGTTCATCTTCAGGTGCGACGGCGCGACCAAGCCCGAGTGCTTCAGGTACAGGGTGCTGGGCCTGCCGCGGGGGAGGCTGGGCGCCGTCTCCCGGATCAGGCGCGGCGCGGCGCTCTTCCTCTTCGACTACGACGCCAAGTACCTGTACGGGCCCTACCGCGCCGACTCGGACGGCGGGCGCGACCTCGAGCCCGCCGCCTTCCAGGGCCGCCTACCTGCCCAGGTACCGTCCCGGCCCCCCTCGCGTTCCATGCCTGGAGTCATGGGTGATTGTGCGTGTATGAATCCTTCCACCATCAAGGAAGGATGCAGTGATGATTTTGCCACTCGATGCGTGACTGAAATGTGGGTCCTGGTGCCACATTTCAAATCTGTATGGTTATCTCCTAAAAGAGTCCTGTCAATTTTAATTTTTCTGAAATTTCAGTTCATCTTGGCTCGTCTTATGATCTTCAGTTTCCAGTGGCATCCAGCAATCAACTTGATAGATTAGCCGTACATTATTATTTCTCATAATTTGAATGTTCAGTGTTCTTGTATACGCAGGTCAAATTCATGATTGATGGTGATTTCATGCCTGTCCGAGGGAAAACCGTAAGATACACCATAAAAGAGAATTATCCCGGCAAATTCGTGCCAGAACTTACCTTTACACAAGTAAGTGGAATCAGTGTTTATTGATGTTTTGTACTTGAGTAGAGGTGAAACGAATTGTGCTGAATCTTCCCTGTAGACAACTCCTGTACAAAATGGTTCGAACTTAAGGCAGTCTGCCAGATGAACACTCATTCTCGCTTATTTATGGTCCTCTGTACAGTGGCGGATCCAGGAATTCAACTTTGGGTGTTCAAAATTTTTTTTCACCCTAACAAGGAAGTCCATTGGTCCACGCGAATACAAAATTTTCGTAATAACAACAAATCTCAAAAGACGATTTTTATTTACAAAGAGATCTATATCTTTAAATCAAAAGATAATTCATTTGTTTACTTTTTTACTAAGGAAATCAATCCAAAGATAATTCATTTGTTGTTTTTAAATCAACAATCTTCCTCTTTATTAATGTGGTCATGTACAGAGCTATATATATCTCTAAATCCAAATATTAACTACACATGTAAAGGTCAACGAATGGAATTTCAGATTGGAACTTTGGACTCTGGTCCTTGTGGATTTGGACAAAGTTTTTTTTTTGGGAGTATTTGGactgagctgatctgctgagtaTCTCTCGTGCGTGAGGGCAGAATTATTTTTTTTAGGCAGTGCGTGAGGGCAGATGTGACTTGTTGGTGCTTCGGCCTGTTGGTTAGTGGGCTGTGCCGCTCTAGCCAATGCCCGATGGGTTAGTATTGATCTGTGGCAAGCTGCTGCATAATCTCTACTTTTCGTATTTTTGTCATATACGTAGTACTATATATAGGAAATAGTTTGTAGGAAATTTTGGGTGTACATCTGTACACCCATGACCCATAGTGGATCCGCCCCTGCCTCTGTATACATTAAAGTATCAAACTAGTCAATTCACATCTTGTTGTGCCTAGTTTGAACTACGAATGGAAGGCTATTTTATGAAAACCAGTAATTAGGAGAGCCATGTGCTTCAGAACTTGCTGCTGTGGCGTAAGCATATGTAGAAGCAAGTCGAGATTGAGAGGGACTAGAATGTACTAATATTTAATTCTTTATTGACTATGATTTAACTTTGAGAACTGAAGTTTATCTTTGTAATAATGCCTTTATTTTGCATCTCAGCCATTTATTTTGTAGAACCCAGATATTCTTTAGCATGACAGCACCCATAGTGTTTCTGATTGTATTAAGCTGTTTTGTAATCAAACAGTTTCTTTTTCCTGGAAAAATAGCAACATGGTATAGAGATGAAAAAAGTGGGTGTAATGGGAACACGTTCTTCTTTCTATCACTTCTTCTCTCGAGCTTTTAGGTGGAATTACTGGTATAGTCATATCAGTGTATCGGCTAGTTGGAATAGACAGGAATAGCACATTTATCTTCCATCTTTCTGTTCTGTCTTAAATTTTATCAGTGCTTAGCTGTGAAACTATATCATACATTTACCTGCATTAAATTTCCATTGTTTTTGGTATTCTGTTGTAGGTTGAGAAATTGAGAGCATTGTTCCGTCCAATTATTTCACTGCCAGTGCCAGAGGCACCACCCCTGCATTATGTTGACAACAGCCATCCCGCTCCATCTGCTGCTTTTCTGCCTCCTTCGGCTTCATCTTCATACCCAACACAGTCAGCTGCTTATGTGCATCACCCAAGCGCCTATGTTCTCACCCCAGCTGCTCATCTGGCCCCAAATGAACCTTATGCATGCCCAGATTCTCAACCTCCTGCTCGGACCGCTCAATTCGCTGCACCTGCTTACTGTGTGACCACAACTGGGCATCTGTACCAGGCAAGTTATCAAGCATATGGCCCATCGCCTGCCACCTACCACTACGCCCAAGCGCCTCCTTTGCAACTTGTCTATTTGCAAGCCCAACACCCTGTGCGAAAACATGTTACAGACCCTGCATGTTCCTCTGATCCCAACTATGATGCTAATGGGAATGATCCGTATCGATATGACGCTGTGAAGTCTCATTACCAGGAAACTACTTCTGGGAGGTATGTATGGTAGCCACCAATTGGGCCTAGTACTTCTCTGTTTCTTAATATCTGCTACATGCAAAGCTATTTTTTGCAATCCGATTTGTATATATAGGTCAATGCCGGCTTGTTGATGTCTCAAAACCGTACTGTTCAGCTAGTCTAGATACTTCTGAAAATGAACTAGTCGCAGGGACAATGTAGATCAGAAGCCACCATCTATTCCCGTGCCTTTTTTTTTTCCTTTGCTACATGCACAAGTAATTGATCGTGCTTTTTTCGTCGTACATTTTTGTGTTTCAGAGCTGCTGCACCACATGAAGTGGCCGCGACAAACCTCCAACTTGTCATGCACTATGGGTACGCCCCAGGCAGTGAGGGTGCAACCAGAGAAACTACACAGTCCAGTGCTGAAGGAGCTGCATCGGCGATCTACTCCCATGCGGGTGCCCCAGCAACCACTCAGGCTGCGCCATTGGTGTACGCCGTCGCAGCTGCACCACATGAAGTGGCCGGGACGAACCTGCAACTTGTCATGCACTATGGGTACGCCCCAGGCAGCGAGGGTGCAACCGGAGAAACTACGCAGTCCAGTGCTGAAGGAGCTGCATCAGCAATCTACTCCCAGGCTGGTGCCCCAGTGACCACTCAGGCTGTGCCATCGGTATATGCCGTCGCAGCTGCACCGGCTAACCTGTGATTGCCCTGTCACCATTCAGTCTTTCTTGCAACATGGTCAACCCGAACCAAGTGAGCTGTTGCTCTGCCCTGGCGTGTTTCACCATTCTACCCACACGAGGGACTGGAAGTTCAGATCGGCGAAAGATGACATCGCTCTCCTTTCTGCTGATGTGTTTGGTATGATGTATAGAAGGATACTAACTGGTAGACTGGTGGTACTAACTGGTAGCTGTTGGTGTCGAGATTTGAGTGGTATAAGGTGATGTAACTTGTGAGAGCAACTCTAGCACAGTTCCTGTATGGATTACTTGTATGACACCATATCTCAATAAACCGCCAAAAGGGAGGAAACCTCACTCTGGTTGATTACATGATCACACAAGTTACAAGATTTGTTGATGGCTAAAATCATGAAAATACAAATAGTGGCCAATATACGCGCAGGCAACATTTGTTTGTATTTTTTTCATGACACATGAGGTTACTTTCCATGAAAGAAATAATTTTTACCATTTGGTCTTTTCGTACATACATAGAGTAGATTAATTATACTCCCtccgctcttatattatgggacagggGGAGTACTATATAGTTTCTCGCAAAAAAAATATTATATAGTTGGCAGAGTCTTCAGATTTAGGGAGGTTACAAAAATAGATGGCACATATTTGGGAGACAAAGAGAATAGTTGTCTCTCTGCGCACAAATTACAAATTACAATTTAAAATTCTAGATTTCACTTTGCTGTTTTCAAAATTTTAAATAATCTAGGCATGCCACTGGAGCATAGACATTTACATTgctaaaaaaaatattttttctaTAGCCGCATCATAATTGAGCAGCTACATATTTTCGTAGAACAGTTGTGGCACATATTTGGGAGACAAAGAGAATAGTTGTCTC
Protein-coding sequences here:
- the LOC125511209 gene encoding alpha-mannosidase At3g26720-like codes for the protein MGPVRLALLLLAAAAAVLLGGGEAVYIPYNTSAGVVNGKLNVHVVPHTHDDVGWLKTVDQYYVGSNNSIQGACVQNVLDSLVPALLKDENRKFIYVEQAFFQRWWRQQSDMIKDTVKGLVSSGRLEFINGGMCMHDEATVHYIDMIDQTTLGHRFIKEEFGQIPRIGWQIDPFGHSAVQAYLLGAEVGFDALYFFRIDYQDRDTRNGTKELEVVWRGSKTFGSSADIFAGIFPKNYEPPPGEFYFEVDDTSPVVQDDPLLFDYNVEQRVNDFVAAALAQANVTRTNHIMFTMGTDFKYQYAESWFRQMDKLIHYVNKDGRVNALYSTPSIYTDAKFSTNEPWPLKTNDFFPYADNPNAYWTGYFTSRPALKRYVRMMSGYYLAARQLEFFIGKSKSGSTTDSLGDALALAQHHDAVTGTEKQHVANDYAKRLSIGYKKAEELVSTSLGCLSESGSNSRCSSPTTKFGQCPLLNITYCPPSEMNLSQGKSLVVLVYNSLGWKREDVLRIPVMSDSIVVHDSEGKEIESQLLPIANVSLNLRDRHVKVYLGTSPAASPKFWVAFPASVPPLGFSTYFISSGKRSASISSTSTLNSQGNESRNLQVGQGRLKLHYDAAGSLSKYSDSKTQVEANFEQKYKYYIGQDGSGDDPQASGAYIFRPKDVVPIKTDGQVPPTILRGPILDEVHQQINPWIYQITRVYKGKDYVETEFIVGPIPVDDENGKELSTEIITSMATNKTFYTDSSGRDFIKRVRDYRSEWKIEVNQPVAGNYYPINLGIYVEDGSKELSILVDRSVGGSSIKDGQIELMLHRRLLNDDGRGVAEALEEKVCLDDQCEGLVIEGKYYLKIDPQGDGARWRRTFGQELYSPLLLAFTEQDGGNWANSHVSSFSAMDPTYSLPENVALLTLEELEDGSVLLRLAHLYEAGEHKDLSAPASVDLKRVFPDNKIGKIIETSLSANQERAAMEKKRLKWKVAGPPQKENVVRGGPVDPSKLVVELAPMEIRTFIISFEHRLAAHPI
- the LOC125511210 gene encoding uncharacterized protein LOC125511210, which gives rise to MAEEDPSSPARQSPGPQPPEGAAGDADAPLPAGFIFRCDGATKPECFRYRVLGLPRGRLGAVSRIRRGAALFLFDYDAKYLYGPYRADSDGGRDLEPAAFQGRLPAQVKFMIDGDFMPVRGKTVRYTIKENYPGKFVPELTFTQVEKLRALFRPIISLPVPEAPPLHYVDNSHPAPSAAFLPPSASSSYPTQSAAYVHHPSAYVLTPAAHLAPNEPYACPDSQPPARTAQFAAPAYCVTTTGHLYQASYQAYGPSPATYHYAQAPPLQLVYLQAQHPVRKHVTDPACSSDPNYDANGNDPYRYDAVKSHYQETTSGRAAAPHEVAATNLQLVMHYGYAPGSEGATRETTQSSAEGAASAIYSHAGAPATTQAAPLVYAVAAAPHEVAGTNLQLVMHYGYAPGSEGATGETTQSSAEGAASAIYSQAGAPVTTQAVPSVYAVAAAPANL